From the genome of Cystobacter fuscus DSM 2262:
AGAGGGTCTCCAGATAGCCGAGCGCCTCCTGATGCATCGACGATGCCCGGTGCGAACGGGTGGAATACTGGAGACCCGAGGATGGAGCACCCGACAGGGTAGGTGACTACCGCCTCGTCAGGGGACTGCGCATCGACCCATCCCAGGCGGGTGATTCGGACATCTTCCGGCCCAGGGGTTGGAGTTCCGTCCTGCTCGTCTCCGAGCGGCTCAAGCAGGCGCTGGAAGACGAGCAGCTGGGCGGTATCCGCTTCATCGAGGTCTGAGCCCCACCGTGAGTAGAGTGAGGGTCCGCCATGGCCTCCTGGACCCCGCTCACCACCCGGCTGTCGGACGCGCTCGGCTCGCTCTCGGCGCGCCTGCTCGTGGCCTTCCTCCTGCCCACCCTGCTCTTCCTCGCCCTCACCGGCACGGCCGTCTACGCGCTCGCCCGCGGCATCCTCGAGGACGAGCTGGGCACGAGCCTCACCGCCATCGCCGCGGCCACCGCCACCCAGGTGAGCGGCGAGCGCATGCTCACCATCGAGCCGGGGGACGACACCACCGGCACGCGCACGTGGCGCAACCTCGTGCGCCTGCTCACCGACGTGCGCGCCGCCAGCGGCGTGCGCCGCGTGTACGTCGTGGACACCCGCGGCCAGGTGCGCGCCGACGTGGGCGGCGGCCTCCCCGTCGGCACCGAGGTCCCCGAGCTCGCCCGCGACCGGCTCGAGCTCTCCCGCGTCTTCTCCGGCGAGCGCGCCGCGAGCCAGGTGCTCTTCCAGGGCTCCGACGGCCTGCTCTACAAGACGGGCTACGCGCCCGTGCGCCGCGAGGGCGAGGTGGTGGGCGCCGTGGCGGTGGAGGGCAGCGCCGCCTTCTTCGGCCCGCTCGCGCGTCTGTCCCGGGGCTTCGCGGCGGCGAGCGCCGGCGCGCTCGGGGTGCTCGCGCTCGTGGCGCTCTTCACCGCGCGCGGGCTCGCCCGGCCCTTGAGCCGGCTCATGGACTCGGCGCTGCGCATCGGCCGGGGCGACCTGACCACCCCCGTTCCCCCCGAGCCCACCCGGGAGATCGGCGTGCTGGCACGCGAGCTGGAGGTGATGCGCGGGGCGCTCGAGGGCCGAGACCGGCAGCTCAAGTTGATGCTCGCGGGCGTGGCCCACGAGGTGCGCAACCCCCTGGGTGGCATCTCGCTCTTCTCGGGCCTGCTCTCCGAGGACCTGAAGGCGGGCGCCACCCAGGAGGCCGCCGGGCACGTGGCGCGCATCCAGCACGAGGTGGACTACCTGCAGCGCATCGTCGAGGACTTCCTCGCCTTCGCCCGCGAGCAGCCGCTGTCGCGCGCGAGCGTGGCGGCCTCGGAGCTGCTCTGGGAGGCGCGGGGCCTGCTCACCTCGGACGCGGTGGCGCGGCAGGTGGAGGTACGCGTGGACGCGGAGGAGGCCGTGCTGGAAGCCGACGGCAGCCTGTTGACGGCCGCGGTGGTGAACCTGGTGAAGAACGCCGTGCAGGCCACCCCTCCCGGCGGCCTCGTGCGGGTGACGGGCCGCGGCGAGGGCCCCCACTACACCATCCGCGTCGAGGACCCCGGCGCGGGCGTGCCCGAGGCCGAACGCGAGCGCATCTTCGAGCCCTTCTTCACCACCCGGCAGAAAGGCACGGGCCTGGGCCTGCCCCTGTCGCGTAAGATCGCCCGGGCACACGGCGGCGACCTGCGCCTGGTCCCCACTCCGGGGGTGACTTGTTTCGAACTCACCCTTCCCCGGGCCGCTCCACCGCCTCCTCATTGACCCGGCGGGCCAGCACCTGCCCGCCCTGCCCTCCAGAGAGGAAATGAAGTAGGGAAAGGACCTGTTGCGCGGACGACAGCCTGTCCCACGCGGCGACCACCCCCCCCACCACAGGTTATAAGGGAGATCCAAGGGGGCCCGGACAGGCAATAGGTGGATGGCTGCTCGGTGAAAACCATCTCCTCAACTCAGCGGAGGCCTCCTCCTCGTGTCCTTGCCATCGGATAACGATCTCTCCTCGCCCGGCGCCCTGCACGCGCTCTTCGGGGGCGGGGGTCACGAGCAGCGGCTGGACACCGAGCGGGAACAGTTCCGGCTGCTCGCCGAGGCCCTGCCGCAGATCGTCTGGACGGCCCGGGCCGATGGGGTCCAGGACTACCTCAACCGGCGCTGGTTCCAGTACACGGGCATGTCCGCCGAGGAGTCCCGGGGTGACGCCTGGATGCGCGCCTTCCACCCCGATGATCTGCTGGAGTACGAGCAGCGCTGGCGCCACAGCCTCACCACGGGCGAGCCCTTCGAGGCGGAGTCGCGCTGCCGCCGTCTGGACGGGGTCTGGCGCTGGTTCCTCGCCCGCGCCATCCCCGTGCAGGACCCCCAGGGTCGCGTCATCCGCTGGTTCGGCACCTGTACCGACATCGACGACCAGAAGCGCACCTCGGACGTCCACAGCTTCCTGGCCGAGGCGAGTTCCCTGCTGGCGCTCACGCTGGACCCGGAGGAGACACTGCGCAACTTCACCCGCCTGGCGGTGCCTCGGCTGGCGGACTGGTGCACGGTGGACCTGGTGGGAGTGGACGAGAGTGTGGAGCGCGCGGCGGTGACCCACATCGACCCGGCCAAGGAGACCCTGGCATGGGAGCTGGCGCGCAAGGTGCCGGCGGACCTCCAGAGCGCCTCGCGGGGGGTGGGCCAGGTCATCCGCACCGGCGAGTCGGAGCTGCTGGAGCTGGTCTCCGACGAGCTGCTCGCCAGCCTGGTGCGCACTCCGGACGAGCTGCGCCTGCTGGGCGAGCTCGGCCTGCGCTCCTCCATCATCGTTCCCCTGGTGGTGCATGGGCGGACGCTGGGCGCCATCACCCTCGCGCAAGCCAGTGGCACCCGGAACTTCTCCGCCGCGGACCTGCCCCTGGCCGAGGAGTTCGCGCGCCGGGCCGCGCTCGCGCTGGACAACGCGCGCCTGTACCGCGAGAGCCAGGAGGCCGTGAGCCGCGCCCAGCACGAGCGCTACCTCGCCGAGCAGGCCCGGGCGATGCTCGACACGCTGCTCGACGCCGCCCCCGCCGGCATCGCGCTGTTCGATCGGATGCTGTGCTTCGTGCGCGTCAACCGCACCCTGCGCGACATCAACCGCCTGTCCACGGACGACCCGGCCTTCTCCGATGCCATCTCCACGCAGGGCCCCGGGGCGACGCTCGTGGTCAAGTCGCTCGTCAAGGCGCTCGAGACGGGAGAGACGCAGACGGTGGAGTCCACCACGCGGCTGCCCAATGGCGAGGAGCGGGCGTGGCTGGCGCGCTACGCGCCCGTGCGCTCGGCGGAGGGCAGCACGCTGGGCGTGGCCACCGTGGTGCTCGACATCACCGAGCGCAAGCGCGCCGAGGCCGAGCGCGAGCGCCTCATCGCCGCGCTGGAGCGCAGCAACCAGGATCTGGATCAATTCGCCTACGTGGCCAGCCATGACCTGAAGGCGCCCCTGCGCGGCATCGCCAACCTGTCGCAGTGGATAGAGGATGACCTGCAGGAAGTGATGACCGCGGAGACGCGCGAGCAGATGCGGCTGTTGCGCGGGCGCGTGCAGCGCATGGAGGCGCTCATCAACGGCATCCTCGACTACAGCCGCGCGGGCCGGATGCGCGGCCGGCCGGAGCGGGTGGACGTGGGGCGGCTCATCACGGAGTGCGTGGAGCTGCTCGCGCCACCCGAGAGCACGCAGATAGAAGTGGCGCCGGACATGCCCACGATGCGCACCGAGCGCGTGCCCCTGCAGCAGGTGTTCCTCAACCTGCTGAGCAACGCCCTCAAGCACGCGCAGGGGGCCGAGCCGCGCATCCGCGTGGGCGTGCGCCCGGCGGACGGCTTCTGGGAGTTCTCCGTGGAAGACAACGGGCCGGGAATCGCACCGGAGTACCATGAGCGCATCTGGGGCCTCTTCCAGACGCTCCGGGCGAGGGATGAGATGGAGAACACGGGCATCGGGCTGTCGGTGGTGAAGAAGAGCGTGGAGGCGCGCGGCGGGCGCGCCTGGCTGCGCTCCACGCCGGGGCGGGGTGCCACCTTCCTCTTCACCTGGCCCGGCCACATGCCGGATGAGGGAAGGTGATGGTTCCCCTGAAGATGCTCAACATCCTCCTGGTGGACGACGACTCGGTGGACGTGATGAACGTCCAGCGTGCCTTCAAGAAGAGCAACATCCAGAGCGCCCTCTACGTCGCGAGCGACGGCAAGCAGGCGCTGGACATGCTGCACGAGGGCCGGGTGCCGTCGACCAACCGGCTCATCCTGCTGGACCTCAACATGCCGCGCATGAATGGCCTGGAGTTCCTGCGCGCCATCCGCGCGGATCCCGACCTGTCCAGCACCCCTGTGGTGGTGCTCACCACATCCAACGATGACCGGGACCGGGTGCAAAGCTACGCCCACCATGTCGCCGGCTATCTCCTCAAGCCCGTCACCTCACCGGCTTTCGTGGAGTTGATGACCGCGCTCAACGCATACTGGGCACGAGTGGAGTTGCCGTGAGAGCCGAGGGGCACATGGAGGATCAACGGCTGCGCCTGCTGGTGGCGGATGACGACGAGGTGGACCGGCTCGCGGTGCGGCGCGCCCTGCTCAAGGCGGGGCTGAGCGCGCAGCTCGTCGAGGTGGCCGACGGTGCGTCCGCGCTCGCGGCGCTGCTGCAACAATCCTTCGACTGTGCCCTGCTCGACTTCCAGATGCCCGGCCAGGACGGGCTGCAGGTGCTGCGCAAGGCGCGCGCCGCGCTGGTGGAAACCCCCATCATCATGCTCACCGGCCAGGGGGACGAGCAGACGGCCGTGGAGCTGATGAAGGCGGGCGCCACCGACTACCTCGGCAAGTCGGCGCTCACCGCCGAGCGGCTCTCGCACCTGTTGCGCCAGGCGCTGCGGCTGCACGAGGCCCAGCAACAGTACCGCACGCTCGCCGAGGTGCTGCCCCACACCATCTGGACGAGCCGCCCGGATGGGCACATGGACTACCTCAGCCACCGGGGCCTCGAGACCATGGCGGTGCCCGAGGCCAACCCCTCGCGGTGGATGGAGGCGGTGCACCCGGAGGATCTGCCGCGCCTGCGCGAGCTGTGGCAGCGCAGCCTGAACACGGGCGAGCCCTTCGAGGTGGAGAGCCGCCTGCGCGGCCCCGAGGGCGGCGACCACTGGCACCTCATCCGGGCCCACCCCATGCGCGACTCCCGGGGACGGGTGCTGCGCTGGTTCGGCACCAACGCGAACATCGACGGCCAGCGGCGGGCCCAGGAGCGCATCTCCCGGCTCCAGGCCGTCACCGCCGCCCTCTCCGAGGCGCTCGCCCCGCGCCAGGTGCTCGACGTCATCGTCACCCAGGGACTCGTGGCGATGGACGCCCAGGCGGGCGCGGTGTGGCTCGTGTCCGAGGACAACCAATCCCTCGAGGTCGTGGGCCCCTCGCCCCATGCCCGCGAGCTGGCCCGGGGCCTGGAGCGCCTCACGCTCGACACCGCCGTGCCGGTGGCCGAGGCGGTGCGCCAGGACCGGCTCGTCACCTACGCCACGCGCGAGGAGCGGGACCGGCGCTATCCACTGCTCGCCCGGCAGGGGCTGCCCTTCGAGGCCTCGGCGGTCATCCCCCTGCGCGGCAGCCGCGGCGTCATGGGCGCCCTGGTGGTGGACTTCACGCGCCGGCGCGTGCTGCCCCAGGACGAGCAGGAGTTCTTCCTCGCCCTGGCGCGGCAGGGGGCCCAGGCGCTCGAGCGCGCCCGCCTCTACGAGGCCGCGCAGCAGGCACGCGCCGCCGCCGAGGCCAGTGAGACGCAGTTGCGCCACGTGCTCGCCGAGCGCGAGCGCATGGAGGCCACGCTCCAGGAGCGCGACGAGCGGCTGCGCGCGGCCCTGTGGGCGAGCAGCACCGGCACCTTCCGGTGGGACTTGCGCACCGGGGCCCTGGAGTGGGACGAGAACCTGGATCAGCTCTTCGGGCTGCCGCCGGGGCGCACGGTGCAGAGCATCGAGGACTTCCTGTCGCTGTTGCACCCCGAGGAGCGCGACGAGGCGCGGCGGCGCACCGAGGCGTGCGCGCGCGAGGGCGCGGACTTCGACATGGACTTCCGCGTGGTGTGGCCGGACGAGCGCCTGCACTGGCTC
Proteins encoded in this window:
- a CDS encoding PAS domain-containing sensor histidine kinase — its product is MSLPSDNDLSSPGALHALFGGGGHEQRLDTEREQFRLLAEALPQIVWTARADGVQDYLNRRWFQYTGMSAEESRGDAWMRAFHPDDLLEYEQRWRHSLTTGEPFEAESRCRRLDGVWRWFLARAIPVQDPQGRVIRWFGTCTDIDDQKRTSDVHSFLAEASSLLALTLDPEETLRNFTRLAVPRLADWCTVDLVGVDESVERAAVTHIDPAKETLAWELARKVPADLQSASRGVGQVIRTGESELLELVSDELLASLVRTPDELRLLGELGLRSSIIVPLVVHGRTLGAITLAQASGTRNFSAADLPLAEEFARRAALALDNARLYRESQEAVSRAQHERYLAEQARAMLDTLLDAAPAGIALFDRMLCFVRVNRTLRDINRLSTDDPAFSDAISTQGPGATLVVKSLVKALETGETQTVESTTRLPNGEERAWLARYAPVRSAEGSTLGVATVVLDITERKRAEAERERLIAALERSNQDLDQFAYVASHDLKAPLRGIANLSQWIEDDLQEVMTAETREQMRLLRGRVQRMEALINGILDYSRAGRMRGRPERVDVGRLITECVELLAPPESTQIEVAPDMPTMRTERVPLQQVFLNLLSNALKHAQGAEPRIRVGVRPADGFWEFSVEDNGPGIAPEYHERIWGLFQTLRARDEMENTGIGLSVVKKSVEARGGRAWLRSTPGRGATFLFTWPGHMPDEGR
- a CDS encoding PAS domain-containing protein, translating into MRAEGHMEDQRLRLLVADDDEVDRLAVRRALLKAGLSAQLVEVADGASALAALLQQSFDCALLDFQMPGQDGLQVLRKARAALVETPIIMLTGQGDEQTAVELMKAGATDYLGKSALTAERLSHLLRQALRLHEAQQQYRTLAEVLPHTIWTSRPDGHMDYLSHRGLETMAVPEANPSRWMEAVHPEDLPRLRELWQRSLNTGEPFEVESRLRGPEGGDHWHLIRAHPMRDSRGRVLRWFGTNANIDGQRRAQERISRLQAVTAALSEALAPRQVLDVIVTQGLVAMDAQAGAVWLVSEDNQSLEVVGPSPHARELARGLERLTLDTAVPVAEAVRQDRLVTYATREERDRRYPLLARQGLPFEASAVIPLRGSRGVMGALVVDFTRRRVLPQDEQEFFLALARQGAQALERARLYEAAQQARAAAEASETQLRHVLAERERMEATLQERDERLRAALWASSTGTFRWDLRTGALEWDENLDQLFGLPPGRTVQSIEDFLSLLHPEERDEARRRTEACAREGADFDMDFRVVWPDERLHWLNCKGKTFVDAGGRPLYMTGACVDITVQKQQEAEARQLAEFERQILGIVSHDLRNPLSVIRISASTLLAREGLDERQSKSLTRIITATDRSTRLIRDLLDFSQARLGGGIPVERKQMDLFELTRGVVEELAASHPEREVEISQEGEGAGDWDGDRLAQVLGNLVGNALQHSPAHTPVRVRCQGEPSTVVIEVHNEGSPIDPAYLPELFEPFRRGRHAGSGAGSVGLGLYITRQLVLAHGGRIQVTSREGEGTRFAVRLPRGPQTPPPLPGVASRPFSG
- a CDS encoding sensor histidine kinase — its product is MASWTPLTTRLSDALGSLSARLLVAFLLPTLLFLALTGTAVYALARGILEDELGTSLTAIAAATATQVSGERMLTIEPGDDTTGTRTWRNLVRLLTDVRAASGVRRVYVVDTRGQVRADVGGGLPVGTEVPELARDRLELSRVFSGERAASQVLFQGSDGLLYKTGYAPVRREGEVVGAVAVEGSAAFFGPLARLSRGFAAASAGALGVLALVALFTARGLARPLSRLMDSALRIGRGDLTTPVPPEPTREIGVLARELEVMRGALEGRDRQLKLMLAGVAHEVRNPLGGISLFSGLLSEDLKAGATQEAAGHVARIQHEVDYLQRIVEDFLAFAREQPLSRASVAASELLWEARGLLTSDAVARQVEVRVDAEEAVLEADGSLLTAAVVNLVKNAVQATPPGGLVRVTGRGEGPHYTIRVEDPGAGVPEAERERIFEPFFTTRQKGTGLGLPLSRKIARAHGGDLRLVPTPGVTCFELTLPRAAPPPPH
- a CDS encoding imm11 family protein; this translates as MEYWRPEDGAPDRVGDYRLVRGLRIDPSQAGDSDIFRPRGWSSVLLVSERLKQALEDEQLGGIRFIEV
- a CDS encoding response regulator, with amino-acid sequence MVPLKMLNILLVDDDSVDVMNVQRAFKKSNIQSALYVASDGKQALDMLHEGRVPSTNRLILLDLNMPRMNGLEFLRAIRADPDLSSTPVVVLTTSNDDRDRVQSYAHHVAGYLLKPVTSPAFVELMTALNAYWARVELP